A genome region from Brassica oleracea var. oleracea cultivar TO1000 chromosome C2, BOL, whole genome shotgun sequence includes the following:
- the LOC106327132 gene encoding serine/threonine-protein kinase At5g01020-like codes for MGICFSAEEQFQFSQQQNYQKEKSSGKKSAVYLMNSECKESSVGGKPSPSGLPLPPKNIKDLQTTPGYENVDIFTYQEMKLATKQFRPDYILGEGGFGVVYKGLIDDNVRPGYNSTKVAIKELNPEGFQGDREWLAEVNYLGQLSHPNLVKLIGYCCEDEHRLLVYEYMSLGSLEKHLFRRVGCTLTWSKRVKIALDAAKGLAFLHGAERSVIYRDLKTANILLDECYNAKLADFGLAKDGPRGDQTHVSTRVMGTYGYAAPEYVMTGHLTSRSDVYGYGVLLLEMLLGKRAMDKSRPCREHNLVEWARPLLNHNKKLLRIIDPRMDGQYTTKALMKVADLAYQCLSQNPKGRPLMSHAVQVLETLKEDGDAQGEVMASLHSRGKSVTLHEAAPSDSQGTRNVDGDGQGQRRRRPESGRSKSEASVDTDLYVSALVSSDPNATKT; via the exons ATGGGGATTTGCTTCAGCGCTGAAGAGCAGTTCCAATTTTCTCAGCAGCAAAACTATCAGAAGGAGAAGTCATCAG GCAAAAAATCAGCAGTGTATCTAATGAATTCAGAATGTAAAGAATCATCAGTTGGTGGCAAACCGAGTCCAAGTGGGTTGCCTTTGCCTCCTAAAAACATCAAAGATCTTCAGACAACACCTGGATACGAGAATGTGGATATATTCACCTACCAAGAGATGAAATTGGCTACGAAGCAGTTCAGGCCTGATTACATTCTTGGCGAGGGTGGTTTTGGTGTTGTCTACAAAGGTCTTATTGATGACAATGTCAGGCCTGGTTATAACTCCACCAAAGTTGCCATCAAAGAACTTAATCCTGAAGGCTTTCAGGGAGATCGAGAGTGGCTG GCTGAAGTTAACTATTTAGGACAGCTTAGTCATCCAAACTTGGTCAAGCTCATTGGCTACTGCTGTGAAGATGAACACAGATTATTAGTCTATGAGTACATGTCACTGGGAAGCCTCGAGAAACATCTTTTCCGAA GAGTTGGATGCACTTTGACATGGTCGAAAAGAGTGAAGATCGCTCTAGACGCAGCCAAGGGTCTCGCTTTTCTTCATGGTGCTGAACGCTCCGTCATATATCGGGATCTCAAGACAGCCAACATATTGCTTGACGAG TGTTACAATGCTAAGCTCGCAGACTTTGGACTAGCGAAAGATGGTCCAAGAGGAGATCAAACACACGTGTCAACACGTGTTATGGGCACTTACGGATACGCTGCTCCTGAGTATGTAATGACAG GACATTTGACATCTAGAAGTGATGTTTATGGATACGGGGTACTTCTCCTTGAGATGCTCCTTGGGAAGAGGGCAATGGACAAAAGCAGACCTTGCCGGGAACATAACTTGGTCGAGTGGGCACGACCGCTATTGAATCACAACAAAAAGCTTTTGAGGATCATAGACCCTCGAATGGATGGGCAATACACCACTAAGGCGTTGATGAAAGTAGCCGATTTGGCATACCAATGCTTAAGCCAAAACCCAAAAGGAAGGCCCCTCATGAGTCATGCGGTACAAGTCCTCGAGACCCTCAAGGAAGATGGCGATGCTCAGGGGGAAGTCATGGCTAGTCTCCATAGCAGAGGCAAGTCCGTAACCTTACATGAAGCTGCTCCTAGTGATTCCCAAGGTACAAGAAACGTGGATGGGGATGGGCAGGGGCAGAGGAGGAGAAGACCGGAAAGTGGTAGAAGCAAGAGCGAAGCCTCCGTTGATACTGACCTATATGTTTCTGCTCTCGTTTCATCTGATCCGAACGCTACTAAAACTTAG